The following are from one region of the Sorghum bicolor cultivar BTx623 chromosome 2, Sorghum_bicolor_NCBIv3, whole genome shotgun sequence genome:
- the LOC8055812 gene encoding transcription factor PCF5, which produces MLPYPNPHHFGVSQEPPHPNPTSFPMLPPGAHLDQQHYVDHHFFPGHGHFNSETLEAVLRPTRAAPECEAAVAAAAQQGGRRNGVPAGGGQGQGHARARKRPFRTDRHSKIRTAQGVRDRRMRLSLDVARDFFALQDRLGFDKASKTVDWLLTQSKPAIERLAATDLSQRSVGGGSDDAALSPPTSGAAADGPGKRGGVAEKLSSRSGGSASMEMEHTCDLDRLVSAAPVLREYYYGLSEMMSNDNGGDGDDDGEYEEDGDFLDGMQY; this is translated from the coding sequence ATGTTGCCTTACCCTAACCCTCACCATTTCGGCGTCTCCCAAGAACCCCCACACCCAAACCCTACCAGCTTCCCCATGCTTCCGCCGGGCGCGCATCTGGATCAGCAGCACTACGTGGACCATCACTTCTTCCCCGGCCACGGCCACTTCAACTCCGAGACACTGGAGGCGGTGCTGAGGCCGACGCGCGCTGCTCCAGAGTGCGAGGCcgcagtggcggcggcggcgcagcagggtGGAAGACGAAACGGTGtgcccgccggcggcggccaggGCCAGGGCCACGCCCGGGCGCGGAAGCGGCCGTTCCGGACGGACAGGCACAGCAAGATCCGGACGGCGCAGGGCGTGCGCGACCGCCGGATGCGGTTGTCCCTCGACGTCGCGCGCGACTTCTTCGCGCTGCAGGACCGGCTCGGCTTCGATAAGGCCAGCAAGACGGTGGACTGGCTGCTCACCCAGTCCAAGCCGGCCATCGAACGCCTCGCCGCCACCGATCTCTCCCAGCGAAgcgtcggcggcggcagcgaCGACGCAGCTTTGTCACCCCCGACGTCAGGGGCGGCGGCTGATGGACCAGGTAAGAGGGGAGGAGTTGCCGAGAAGTTGAGCTCTAGAAGTGGTGGATCGGCGTCCATGGAGATGGAGCACACCTGCGACCTGGACCGCCTCGTGTCCGCGGCACCGGTGCTTCGGGAGTACTACTACGGCCTCAGCGAGATGATGAGCAACGACAATGGAGGGGACGGCGACGACGATGGTGAGTACGAGGAAGACGGTGATTTCCTGGACGGTATGCAATATTA